The genomic region CATGCCAGGATATGCAGAAACACCGGGGCCGAGAACACCAGGCTGTCCAGCCGGTCCAGGATGCCGCCATGGCCCTGCACTAGCGTGCCCCAGTCCTTGACGCCCCGGTCGCGCTTGATCGCCGACATGATGAGCCCGCCGAGGAAGCCGAAGGTGGTCACGGTCAGCGCGACCAGCCCGGCCTGCCACCACGCGAAGGGCGTGAAGGGCGCCAGCGCCACCCCCAGCGCGCTGGCGCTGAGGACGCCGCCGACCAGCCCCTCGACCGTCTTCGAGGGCGAGACGCGCGGTGCCAGCAGGTGCCGCCCCAGCGCCTTGCCCCAGACATATTGCAGCACGTCCGAGGCCTGCACGACCAGGATCAGCCAGGCGACCAGCGTGAAGGCGCTGTAGCGATAGCCCGGAATGTCCAGCGTCAGGATCGCCGGGATATGCGAGACGCAATAGACGCAGACCATCAGCGCCCATTGCGTTTCCGAAACGCGGGTCAGGAAGCCCTGCACCTCGCCCTTCAGGACGGTGACGACCGGCAAGAGCAGGAAGCAATAGACCGGGATCAGCAGCGCGGCAAAGACCGGGACCTCGAAATAGACCAGCAGGTATTGCAGCGGCAGGACGACATAGAAGGCGATGGCGAGCCCGTCGTGGTCGTCGCGCCGGGTATGGGTAATGGTGGCGAATTCGCGCAGGGCCGCCATGGAGCACAGCGCGAAGAACAGCGTGATCGCCCCGGCGCCCAGGGTGAAGATCAGCGCCAGCACGCCGATCATCACCCACCAGGCCCGGATGCGGTCGGCGAGGTTGCCGGCCATCTCGCCCCGGACCCGGCCCGAGCGGATCAGCAGCCGCGCGACCAGCGAGGCCAGCAGCAGGAAGGCGAAGAGCCCGTAGAAGAAGAAGGCCGAGGGGGAATGGAAACGGTCCATGGCTCAGCCTTTCGCTTGGCTCAGCGCCAGCATGGCGGCGCCGAGGCGGGACAGGAAATCGTCGCGACTTTCTCCGGTCTCGGGGCGCATGGGCTGGCCGAAGCGCACGGCGCAGTTCAGCGGCACCGGCAGGAAGGCGCCCTTCGGCAGGATGCGGTCCAGGTTCAGGATCCAGGCCGGCACGATCTCGGCCTGGGGCACGGCGCGGGCCAGGTGGAAGATGCCGGATTTCAGCGGCAAGAGCCGGGCATCGGTCAGGTTGCGCGTGCCCTCGGGGAAGAAGATCACGTCCTCGCCGCCCTGCAGCACCGTGGCGACGGTGGCGATGGGGTCGCCGCGGCGGCTGGCGGGGTCGCGGTCGATCAGCACGGCGCGAAAGACCGCGTTGGCGATCCAGGCCCGCAGGTCCGAGCGTTCCCAGTAATCGGCCCCGGCGACGGGGCGGGTGCGCAGCCGCTGCGCCGGAGGCAGCACCGACCACAGCGCCACGAAATCGGCGTGGCTGACGTGGTTCGCGACCAGGATGCGCGGCTGGCCCGAGGGCGGCGGCAGGTCGATGGCCCGCAGGCTCAGCAGGGCGCGGGCGGTCCCGACCAGCCCCGCACGAGTCAAGCGCACCGCCGTCGTCGCACTCATGCCACCTCTCCCACCGCCTTGGTTCTGCGGTCTTTCCTGCCATGAAAACGGGCGGATATGAAAGAGCCTGGGGCGGGCCTTGCGCTTGCCGTGTCGCCTCGGCCTGAGCTGCGTGTCGCGCGACCGGCGCGTCGGGGGGGGCGGCGGCGATGCTGACGCTGGACCTCTTTCCTTTGTCCACGGCAGGGGTGGGCGCGTTCCGCGCCGCGGCCGTCTCGGCCGGCGCCGGCCGTGGGCGCTGTCCCGAAGCCGGCGGGGGCCGGACGGAATACCGCCTCGGCATGATGCCCTGGCCGCGTATTGGACCGATTCCCCCGCGCCGTCAGGCGAAAGAGCGCGGTCCTGCGTCCGGCAGGGCCGCTGCGGGCGCGCCACCAACCGCGCGGGGTCGAGGGCGGGCGGAAACCCGGTTTCCGCACATCCGCCGAAAACCGTTTCCCTGGAATGGCCCCTTATGGGGCGATAAGCGGAGCCTTTTCGCAGCATATCGAAGGAGAACATTGTTCCGATCTGCGCGCCGCCTGGCCGCGCTTTCACAAAGCCTCGGCCGACTTCGGAGGCGCGCGCCGGCGGCCGGAAGGGGAACAACGACGCAAATCCTGGGGAAAGCCCGCGCAATGGCGCAGCGTCGGGGCGCGGCATGCCGCGCGGGCTTCTCGCGGCGGCGTTCTGCGGTTAAAGAGGCGCGGAACCATCGCGCGCCCGGCCAAGCCAGGATGAGAATGCCGCAGATCCATGACGCAGAACGGGCCGCGACGGCCGATTTCGCCATCCGGCTGGACGATCTGGGCTATGAGGTCGCGGACCGGCCGGTGCTGTCGGGGGTGACGCTGCATTCCTCGGCCCGGCGCATCGGCGTGGTCGGGCGCAACGGCTCGGGCAAAAGCACGCTGGCGCGGCTGCTGGCCGGGTTGCTGGCGCCGACCGGCGGCCGGATCCGCATCAACGGCCAGGACCTTTACCGCGACCGCCGCGCCGCGCTGGATACCGTGGGCATCCTGTTCCAGAACCCCGAGCACCAGATCATCTTTCCGCGCGTGTCCGAGGAAATCGCCTTCGGCCTGCGCCACCAGGGGCTGGACAAGGCGCAGGCGGCGGTGCGGGTCCAGGCGGTGCTCGCCGCCTTCGACAAGCCGCATTGGCACGACGCGCCGATCTCGGCGCTGTCGCAGGGGCAGAAGCACCTGGTCTGCATGATGGCGGTTCTGGCGATGCGG from Paracoccus aminovorans harbors:
- a CDS encoding phosphatidate cytidylyltransferase translates to MDRFHSPSAFFFYGLFAFLLLASLVARLLIRSGRVRGEMAGNLADRIRAWWVMIGVLALIFTLGAGAITLFFALCSMAALREFATITHTRRDDHDGLAIAFYVVLPLQYLLVYFEVPVFAALLIPVYCFLLLPVVTVLKGEVQGFLTRVSETQWALMVCVYCVSHIPAILTLDIPGYRYSAFTLVAWLILVVQASDVLQYVWGKALGRHLLAPRVSPSKTVEGLVGGVLSASALGVALAPFTPFAWWQAGLVALTVTTFGFLGGLIMSAIKRDRGVKDWGTLVQGHGGILDRLDSLVFSAPVFLHILAWGWL
- a CDS encoding lysophospholipid acyltransferase family protein codes for the protein MSATTAVRLTRAGLVGTARALLSLRAIDLPPPSGQPRILVANHVSHADFVALWSVLPPAQRLRTRPVAGADYWERSDLRAWIANAVFRAVLIDRDPASRRGDPIATVATVLQGGEDVIFFPEGTRNLTDARLLPLKSGIFHLARAVPQAEIVPAWILNLDRILPKGAFLPVPLNCAVRFGQPMRPETGESRDDFLSRLGAAMLALSQAKG
- a CDS encoding energy-coupling factor ABC transporter ATP-binding protein — protein: MPQIHDAERAATADFAIRLDDLGYEVADRPVLSGVTLHSSARRIGVVGRNGSGKSTLARLLAGLLAPTGGRIRINGQDLYRDRRAALDTVGILFQNPEHQIIFPRVSEEIAFGLRHQGLDKAQAAVRVQAVLAAFDKPHWHDAPISALSQGQKHLVCMMAVLAMRPKLLILDEPYAGLDIPTRRQLARHLHRADTRLLHISHEPADLEACDELFWLDRGRIVARGGPSELLPAFTAEMIRLGDLDDLADLAG